A portion of the Barnesiella propionica genome contains these proteins:
- a CDS encoding DoxX family protein codes for MRNKKEELFNLLLTDRYNNLSRFFIRCFVGIMMLIHGLAKISHFDILKDTFYPALGMSSEMSLIMIILVEVGCSFLLILGFMTRLAAIPLIFSMLVAGYFTFEPLSLATAELPTMYMGIYMYILLAGPGMLSLDYLFSIKFISHKSIAPEFGGEE; via the coding sequence ATGAGAAATAAAAAAGAAGAATTGTTCAATCTTTTGCTGACGGACAGGTATAATAACCTTTCCCGTTTTTTTATCCGTTGTTTTGTAGGCATTATGATGCTTATTCACGGGCTGGCTAAAATTTCTCATTTCGATATACTGAAAGATACTTTTTATCCTGCTTTAGGTATGAGCAGCGAAATGTCTCTTATCATGATAATCTTGGTAGAAGTAGGATGTTCTTTCCTGTTAATTTTGGGATTTATGACCCGTTTGGCTGCTATTCCTTTGATTTTTTCCATGCTTGTGGCCGGATATTTTACTTTTGAACCTCTCTCTTTAGCAACGGCGGAATTACCTACGATGTATATGGGTATTTATATGTATATATTACTGGCGGGCCCGGGTATGTTGTCCCTTGATTATCTTTTTTCCATTAAATTCATTTCTCATAAAAGTATAGCTCCGGAGTTTGGCGGGGAAGAATAA
- a CDS encoding bifunctional nuclease family protein, translating into MEKRVKLRVLGITYSQVQNGAYALVLAEENGPRRIPIIIGTAEAQAIAIRLENLIPPRPMTHDLFVSFAHGFGIRLTEVYIYRFEDGVFSSELLFDDGERQMRVDSRTSDAIAIALRTNADIYTSETIAEQAGFILEDEGLEEKHQEQDEVLENKSVKELEELLTKAVEEEAYEQAAYIQQLIRQKR; encoded by the coding sequence TTGGAAAAACGCGTAAAACTCAGAGTTCTGGGAATTACATACAGTCAGGTACAAAATGGTGCTTATGCTCTGGTACTGGCGGAGGAGAACGGTCCCCGGCGTATTCCTATCATTATAGGGACCGCCGAAGCGCAAGCCATTGCGATACGTCTTGAAAATCTCATACCTCCCCGTCCAATGACACATGACCTTTTTGTAAGCTTTGCGCATGGTTTCGGCATACGTTTGACGGAAGTTTATATATACCGTTTTGAAGATGGGGTTTTTTCGTCCGAGTTGCTGTTTGATGACGGGGAACGCCAAATGAGAGTTGATTCACGTACTTCCGATGCCATTGCTATTGCTTTACGGACCAATGCCGATATTTATACCAGTGAAACGATAGCGGAGCAAGCCGGATTTATTCTGGAAGACGAGGGTCTGGAAGAAAAACATCAGGAACAAGATGAGGTTCTGGAAAATAAATCGGTAAAGGAATTGGAGGAACTTTTGACAAAAGCAGTAGAAGAAGAAGCTTATGAACAAGCAGCATATATACAGCAATTAATTCGTCAGAAACGGTGA
- the mnmA gene encoding tRNA 2-thiouridine(34) synthase MnmA — MNVAALISGGVDSAVVVHKLKEEGIDPALFYIRIGMDNEIGDCSAEEDIEMCKAIARKYRLPFEVVSLHDEYWENVMEYALRTVKAGLTPNPDMMCNKMIKFGFFEERWGKDFDRTATGHYATTTNVDGHIFLSTAADPVKDQTDFLAQIDALQVSKLMFPLGNMYKEEVRRIAREARLPNAKRRDSQGICFLGNIDYNDFIRRHLGEHPGPIVELETGKVLGRHRGIWFHTIGQRKGLGLSGGPWYVVKKDIDTHTIFVSNGYDTDKQYGYILHLADFHFITLDPWKGEKFPVDITFKNRHTPEFISGKIFNAGGGQYTIESSVPIQGIAPGQFAVVYDKDSRLCYGSGVITL, encoded by the coding sequence ATGAATGTTGCAGCATTAATATCCGGCGGAGTTGATAGTGCCGTAGTCGTGCATAAATTAAAGGAAGAGGGGATAGATCCTGCTCTTTTTTATATTCGTATTGGTATGGATAACGAAATAGGTGATTGTTCTGCCGAGGAGGATATTGAGATGTGCAAGGCTATTGCCCGGAAATACAGATTACCTTTTGAGGTTGTATCCTTGCATGACGAGTATTGGGAGAATGTGATGGAATATGCATTAAGAACAGTGAAAGCAGGGCTCACTCCTAATCCGGATATGATGTGTAATAAAATGATAAAGTTCGGATTTTTCGAAGAACGTTGGGGTAAAGATTTCGACAGGACAGCTACCGGTCATTACGCCACAACAACGAATGTGGACGGACATATTTTTCTTTCTACTGCAGCAGACCCTGTAAAAGACCAGACCGATTTTTTAGCTCAGATTGATGCTCTGCAAGTATCGAAGCTCATGTTCCCTTTAGGAAATATGTATAAAGAGGAGGTCCGGCGAATAGCCCGGGAGGCCCGGTTGCCCAATGCGAAACGGAGAGACAGCCAGGGGATTTGTTTTTTAGGTAATATCGATTACAATGATTTCATCCGTCGTCATCTCGGAGAACATCCCGGCCCTATCGTGGAACTGGAAACAGGAAAAGTTCTGGGCCGGCACAGGGGCATATGGTTCCATACGATAGGACAACGAAAAGGATTAGGTCTCAGCGGGGGGCCCTGGTATGTAGTTAAAAAAGATATAGATACGCACACTATATTTGTATCAAACGGTTATGATACCGATAAACAATACGGCTATATTCTTCATCTGGCAGATTTCCATTTTATTACGCTGGATCCTTGGAAAGGAGAGAAATTTCCTGTGGATATTACTTTTAAGAACCGCCATACACCTGAATTCATATCCGGAAAGATATTTAATGCAGGTGGCGGACAATATACTATAGAATCTTCGGTTCCTATCCAGGGAATTGCTCCGGGACAATTTGCTGTTGTTTACGACAAGGATAGCCGTTTATGTTACGGGAGTGGTGTTATAACACTATAA
- a CDS encoding nucleoside permease encodes MNNVKFRLIIMNFLQFFIWGSWLISLGGYMGGSLHFEGGQIGAIFATMGIASLFMPGLMGIVADKWLNAERLLGLCHIVGAVLLFSASTVTDYTTMYWILLLNMMVYMPTLALVNTVSYNALEKHGMDVVKDFPPIRVWGTVGFICAMWAVDLSGIARSNAQLFVASGAALLLGLYSFTLPACPPSARGERKSLMSALGLDALVLFKQKKMAIFFLFSMLLGAALQITNTFGGSFLDSFKAIPEFEHSFGVEHPNILLSISQMSETLFILAIPFFLGRFGIKNVMLMSMFAWVLRFGFFGIGDPSAGGMVWLILSMIVYGMAFDFFNISGSLFVEKSTTPEIRASGQGLFMMMTNGFGAVIGGYASGAVVDYFTKNGVTDWPACWYSFAAYALVIGILFALVFKYKHEHA; translated from the coding sequence ATGAATAATGTAAAATTCCGTTTGATAATAATGAATTTTCTCCAGTTCTTTATCTGGGGTTCTTGGCTTATATCTTTAGGAGGTTATATGGGGGGCTCTCTTCATTTCGAAGGAGGCCAGATAGGTGCTATCTTTGCTACAATGGGTATTGCTTCTTTGTTTATGCCCGGTCTTATGGGTATTGTTGCCGATAAGTGGCTAAATGCCGAAAGGTTGCTCGGATTATGTCATATTGTGGGAGCTGTTTTGCTGTTCTCGGCTTCTACAGTTACCGATTATACTACGATGTACTGGATCCTTTTGCTAAATATGATGGTGTACATGCCGACTTTAGCACTGGTAAATACGGTTTCTTATAATGCATTGGAAAAGCATGGTATGGATGTTGTTAAAGATTTTCCTCCTATACGTGTATGGGGTACGGTCGGTTTTATTTGTGCCATGTGGGCTGTGGATCTAAGTGGAATAGCACGTTCCAACGCTCAGCTTTTCGTGGCGTCAGGGGCAGCTTTATTGCTTGGACTTTATTCGTTTACGTTGCCGGCTTGCCCTCCTTCGGCGCGGGGAGAACGTAAATCTCTGATGTCTGCTTTAGGCTTAGATGCCTTGGTGCTTTTCAAGCAAAAGAAGATGGCTATATTTTTTCTGTTCTCCATGCTTTTGGGGGCTGCGTTACAAATAACCAATACGTTCGGGGGATCTTTTCTGGACAGTTTTAAAGCTATTCCCGAATTCGAGCATTCTTTCGGTGTAGAGCATCCTAATATACTTTTGTCTATTTCGCAAATGTCAGAAACTCTTTTCATTCTGGCAATACCTTTCTTCCTTGGGCGTTTCGGAATAAAGAATGTTATGCTGATGAGTATGTTTGCATGGGTGCTGCGTTTCGGTTTCTTTGGTATTGGCGATCCGAGTGCGGGCGGTATGGTATGGCTTATCCTCTCTATGATTGTTTACGGTATGGCTTTTGATTTTTTTAATATATCAGGTTCCTTGTTCGTGGAAAAATCAACGACACCGGAAATACGCGCCAGCGGACAAGGCTTGTTCATGATGATGACCAATGGCTTCGGGGCCGTTATCGGCGGATATGCCAGCGGGGCCGTAGTCGATTATTTTACGAAGAACGGGGTGACCGATTGGCCGGCATGTTGGTATTCTTTTGCTGCTTATGCATTGGTAATAGGTATCTTGTTTGCTTTGGTCTTTAAGTATAAACATGAGCATGCTTGA
- a CDS encoding ATPase — protein sequence MIIIADSGSTKTDWCVVENGKLVHQFFTKGTNPFFQTEEEISEAIATELMPQLGDLKIDSIFFYGAGCAFPEKNEIVRKAIHAHIPVPIEVGSDLLAAARGLCGDNAGIACIMGTGSNSCYYDGKEIVSNVSPLGYILGDEGSGAVLGKLLVGDCLKNQLTPELKEKFFKQFGLTPQIILDRVYKKPFPNRFLATLSPFLIENIEEPCIHRLVLNGFKNFFVRNVMQYDYKHTKVHFIGSIAYYYREVLAEAADALQVELGTIIKSPMEGLIQYHSNN from the coding sequence ATGATTATAATTGCAGACAGTGGTTCTACCAAAACCGATTGGTGTGTGGTAGAAAACGGAAAACTGGTTCACCAGTTTTTTACTAAAGGAACGAATCCCTTTTTTCAGACAGAGGAAGAAATAAGCGAGGCCATCGCGACAGAACTTATGCCTCAATTGGGTGATTTGAAAATTGATTCGATTTTCTTTTACGGAGCGGGTTGCGCGTTCCCTGAGAAAAATGAGATAGTGCGCAAAGCCATTCATGCACACATTCCTGTTCCTATCGAGGTGGGTAGTGATCTGTTGGCGGCGGCAAGAGGCCTTTGTGGAGATAATGCGGGTATCGCCTGTATTATGGGAACAGGATCTAACTCTTGTTATTACGATGGCAAAGAGATTGTCAGCAATGTATCTCCGCTCGGATATATATTGGGCGATGAGGGCAGCGGTGCTGTTCTGGGGAAATTATTGGTAGGCGATTGTCTTAAAAATCAATTGACCCCTGAGTTAAAAGAAAAATTCTTTAAACAGTTCGGCCTTACTCCTCAGATCATTCTGGACCGAGTATATAAGAAACCGTTCCCGAACAGGTTCCTGGCGACACTTTCTCCGTTCCTTATAGAAAATATAGAAGAACCTTGCATTCATAGACTGGTTCTTAACGGGTTCAAGAATTTCTTTGTCCGTAATGTTATGCAGTATGATTATAAACATACCAAAGTGCATTTTATAGGTTCTATTGCTTATTATTACCGTGAAGTCCTGGCCGAAGCGGCAGATGCATTGCAGGTTGAGTTAGGTACTATTATTAAGAGTCCTATGGAGGGTCTTATTCAATATCATTCCAACAATTAA
- the murQ gene encoding N-acetylmuramic acid 6-phosphate etherase has translation MAFVKITEQPSLYNNLETKSVREILDDINTEDQKVALAVQKAIPQIEKLVSLIVPRMKQGGRIFYMGAGTSGRLGVLDASEIPPTFGMPPTLIIGLIAGGDTALRNPVENAEDDTERGWEELKEHNINEKDTVIGIAASGTTPYVIGALHAAREHGILTGSISSNPDSPMAAEADVAIEMVVGPEYVTGSSRMKSGTGQKMILNMITTSVMIQLGRVKGNKMVNMQLSNKKLVDRGSRMVSEELNMDYEQAKRLLLMHGSVKKAVDAYRQEHAK, from the coding sequence ATGGCATTTGTAAAAATAACAGAGCAACCTTCGCTCTATAATAATCTCGAGACAAAATCGGTCCGGGAGATACTTGATGATATCAATACAGAGGATCAAAAAGTGGCTTTAGCCGTTCAAAAGGCTATTCCTCAGATAGAAAAACTTGTTTCATTAATTGTACCTCGTATGAAGCAGGGTGGCCGTATCTTTTATATGGGTGCGGGTACGAGTGGCCGTCTGGGAGTTTTGGATGCTTCGGAGATTCCTCCGACGTTCGGTATGCCTCCGACGTTGATTATCGGGCTTATTGCCGGAGGAGATACGGCTTTGCGTAATCCGGTAGAGAATGCCGAAGATGATACGGAAAGAGGCTGGGAAGAATTGAAGGAACATAATATCAATGAAAAGGATACCGTAATAGGGATCGCCGCTTCAGGTACTACTCCTTATGTCATAGGTGCTTTGCATGCTGCCCGTGAACATGGGATACTTACAGGCTCTATTTCCAGTAATCCCGATTCTCCTATGGCCGCTGAGGCCGATGTCGCTATCGAAATGGTAGTAGGTCCGGAATATGTTACCGGGAGTTCACGCATGAAATCCGGAACGGGTCAGAAGATGATTTTGAATATGATCACTACATCGGTTATGATACAACTCGGACGAGTAAAAGGGAATAAAATGGTTAATATGCAACTGTCCAATAAAAAATTGGTAGACCGAGGTTCCCGGATGGTTTCCGAAGAGTTAAATATGGATTATGAACAAGCTAAGCGTCTTTTGCTGATGCATGGTTCTGTAAAAAAGGCTGTGGACGCTTATCGTCAGGAACACGCTAAATAA
- a CDS encoding acyltransferase family protein, with protein sequence MTKVQPNSRLLSLDVLRGITIAGMIMVNNPGSWGHIYAPLEHAQWLGLTPTDLVFPFFMFIMGISTYMSLRKYNFQMSASAAVKIIRRTIVIFAIGLGIAWLGLAMRTYNQLESENLPFFQRLGEAMWNFDRIRILGVMPRLAIAYGVSALIALSVKHKYIPALILTTLAIYFIILITGNGFEFSENNILSVVDRAILGSNHMYHDGGLALDPEGLLSTIPSICHVLIGFYCGMLIMSTKDNSERIQYLFIVGAILTFGGFLLDYGCPISKKIWSPTFVFATCGMASTFLALLIWIIDIKGYKAWSRFFEAFGINPLFMYVLGAVLSILMGNIYVTSGGELVTIKGFIYNGLLVPALGDKTFASLVFALLFVGFNWIIGYVLYKKKIYIKI encoded by the coding sequence ATGACAAAAGTACAGCCAAATAGTCGTTTATTATCTCTGGATGTATTGCGCGGTATTACGATCGCGGGTATGATTATGGTTAATAATCCCGGTTCGTGGGGACATATATATGCCCCTCTGGAACATGCGCAATGGTTAGGATTGACTCCTACCGATCTGGTATTTCCTTTCTTTATGTTCATTATGGGTATTTCTACCTATATGTCTTTGAGAAAATATAATTTTCAAATGAGTGCGTCGGCAGCCGTTAAAATTATCCGCCGTACTATTGTGATTTTTGCCATTGGTTTGGGTATTGCCTGGTTAGGTCTGGCTATGCGCACTTACAATCAACTGGAATCGGAAAACCTGCCGTTTTTTCAGCGTTTGGGTGAAGCGATGTGGAATTTTGACCGTATTCGTATTTTAGGTGTAATGCCTCGTTTGGCAATTGCTTATGGTGTTTCTGCACTGATAGCCTTGTCGGTGAAACATAAATACATCCCGGCTTTAATATTGACAACTTTGGCTATCTATTTTATTATTCTTATAACAGGAAACGGTTTCGAATTTTCCGAAAATAACATACTATCGGTAGTCGACCGTGCAATACTGGGTTCTAATCACATGTATCATGACGGAGGGCTGGCGTTAGATCCTGAGGGGCTTTTAAGTACTATACCTTCTATTTGCCATGTGCTCATAGGTTTTTATTGCGGTATGCTTATTATGTCGACAAAAGATAATTCCGAACGCATCCAGTATTTGTTTATTGTGGGTGCTATCCTTACGTTCGGCGGATTTCTGCTCGATTACGGTTGTCCTATCAGTAAAAAAATATGGTCGCCCACTTTTGTTTTCGCCACTTGTGGTATGGCCTCAACTTTCCTTGCCCTGTTGATATGGATTATAGATATTAAAGGGTATAAGGCTTGGAGCCGCTTCTTCGAGGCATTCGGAATAAACCCGTTGTTTATGTATGTGCTCGGAGCCGTTCTTTCTATCCTTATGGGGAACATTTATGTGACAAGCGGGGGTGAATTGGTTACAATAAAAGGTTTTATATATAACGGCCTTCTTGTCCCTGCATTGGGAGACAAGACTTTTGCTTCATTAGTCTTTGCTCTTTTATTTGTAGGATTTAACTGGATAATAGGGTATGTATTATATAAAAAGAAAATATATATAAAGATATGA
- a CDS encoding 16S rRNA (uracil(1498)-N(3))-methyltransferase, translating to MHIFYTPDIEQVKELPEVESRHCIKVLRLGEGDEIGLIDGKGVYYRAVISEAHPKRCAVNILETVMCPNPWPYRLEIAIAPTKNLDRIEWFAEKTTEIGIDAVTLLKCRFSERKEMKTERLKKILVSAMKQSLKAKLPELSEMTDYKHFIQRSFSGRKFIAHCYDGEERRLLSECYKPGENALVIIGPEGDFSPEEVELALSNGFEPVSLGDSRLRTETAGIVACHTIHVLNQKK from the coding sequence ATGCATATATTTTATACCCCTGATATTGAACAAGTAAAAGAATTACCCGAGGTTGAATCCCGGCATTGTATTAAAGTGCTTCGCTTGGGAGAGGGTGATGAAATAGGTCTTATAGACGGGAAAGGTGTTTATTACCGGGCTGTAATTTCTGAGGCTCATCCGAAACGTTGCGCAGTGAATATTCTTGAAACGGTTATGTGCCCGAATCCATGGCCTTACCGGTTGGAGATAGCTATTGCCCCGACTAAAAATCTGGATCGTATTGAGTGGTTTGCCGAAAAGACTACCGAGATAGGTATAGATGCTGTTACTTTGCTGAAATGCCGGTTTTCCGAGCGTAAGGAAATGAAAACCGAAAGACTGAAAAAAATATTGGTATCGGCCATGAAACAATCTTTGAAAGCAAAGTTACCTGAACTTTCTGAAATGACGGATTACAAACACTTTATTCAGAGATCTTTTAGCGGACGTAAATTTATTGCTCATTGTTATGATGGGGAGGAAAGAAGGTTATTGAGCGAATGTTACAAACCGGGTGAGAATGCTTTGGTTATAATTGGTCCGGAAGGCGATTTTAGTCCTGAAGAAGTAGAATTGGCTTTGTCTAATGGTTTCGAACCTGTATCTTTGGGAGATAGTCGTTTACGTACCGAGACAGCCGGAATAGTGGCTTGCCATACAATACATGTGCTGAATCAAAAAAAATAA
- a CDS encoding DUF5106 domain-containing protein, with the protein MKHIVMYTILLVMCTLFAVKSVAAERVAEPFVYPAIPDTITDPSSRADFLVMNFWNNFKIEDKIYLNSPGIVEQAFTDYINLFGLVPRETVLTSIEKLLIRADIDKHILQLYVRLAEKYFFSPDAPYSSGEAYLPFVEKILAAKGVDKEERARYRLQQKILTSNNPGMVADDFEYVTPEGKKGKLKKLNTDFILLFFSDPDCADCSLMKVRLDVSPGVQKMIESGKLTVVSLYPYGNKEPWITKAKGYPENWINASIKEDTSFDLKRLPVLYLLDGSKKIILKHPKLEEVENALLQE; encoded by the coding sequence ATGAAGCATATAGTAATGTATACTATTTTATTGGTTATGTGTACTTTATTTGCCGTGAAAAGTGTTGCAGCAGAGAGAGTGGCAGAGCCGTTTGTATATCCTGCTATTCCCGATACAATAACAGATCCTTCTTCCCGGGCCGATTTCCTTGTCATGAATTTTTGGAATAATTTCAAAATAGAAGATAAGATTTATTTGAATTCTCCCGGTATAGTAGAGCAGGCTTTTACCGACTATATAAATTTATTCGGTCTGGTTCCGCGGGAGACGGTTCTTACCTCGATTGAGAAGTTGCTCATACGGGCTGATATCGATAAACACATATTACAACTGTATGTACGTTTAGCTGAAAAATATTTTTTTAGTCCCGACGCTCCTTATTCGAGTGGAGAAGCTTACTTGCCATTTGTGGAAAAGATTCTCGCTGCAAAGGGAGTTGATAAAGAGGAGAGGGCCCGGTACCGCTTACAGCAAAAGATATTGACTTCCAATAACCCGGGAATGGTTGCCGATGATTTCGAATATGTGACACCCGAAGGGAAAAAGGGGAAACTTAAGAAACTTAATACGGATTTTATTTTGCTTTTCTTTAGTGATCCCGATTGTGCCGATTGTTCTTTAATGAAGGTTCGTCTTGATGTTTCTCCCGGTGTGCAGAAGATGATAGAATCCGGAAAACTTACGGTTGTATCTCTTTACCCCTATGGAAATAAGGAGCCTTGGATTACAAAAGCTAAAGGATATCCTGAAAATTGGATCAATGCAAGTATAAAAGAGGATACTTCTTTTGACTTGAAAAGATTGCCTGTATTGTATCTTTTGGATGGATCTAAAAAAATAATATTAAAGCATCCTAAACTTGAAGAAGTGGAGAATGCTTTACTACAGGAATAA
- a CDS encoding NupC/NupG family nucleoside CNT transporter, whose translation MMQINKIIKIQKSSLRALLCFSFLAFGFTVHAGNTIPSSVPLPLTGITPESFLRGILGMAGLLLIGWLMSRDRRSIDWKVVVGALAVQMLLAVSVMYIPGIQQLFGFLGKCFVKILDFTRAGSIFLFGSLVDMQKVGHIFVFQVLPAIIFFAALTHLLYYLNVIQWVVRWLGRGLHKIFRLSGAEGATVAGNIFLGMCEAPLLVKGYLSGMNKAEIFLVMTSGMATIAGGVMTTYIGMLGGSDPVSRELFAKYLITASVMAAPGAVAFARMVVPQTELSVKDADVKRDSVGNGLLDALSNGTLQGVRLAVNVAALLLVFVACIALVNYLLGGILGRYTGLNEWLSGLSGHPVTFDFQYIAGWIFAPVAWLMGVCGADVPDVAALLGTKTILNEFVAYADFSMLKNAGAFVEEKSIVIVTFALCGFANIGSIGMQIGGIGALAPSLRPLIARYGFAAMVCGALTSCMSATMIGLLLG comes from the coding sequence ATGATGCAGATAAATAAAATAATAAAGATACAAAAGAGCTCGTTACGGGCTCTTTTGTGTTTTTCTTTTTTGGCGTTCGGTTTTACCGTTCATGCCGGGAATACGATCCCTTCTTCGGTTCCATTACCTTTAACGGGTATTACTCCGGAATCGTTCCTTCGGGGTATTTTGGGTATGGCTGGTTTACTTCTTATCGGTTGGCTTATGAGCCGGGACCGTAGATCAATTGATTGGAAAGTTGTTGTCGGCGCTTTAGCCGTGCAAATGTTGCTTGCTGTATCGGTTATGTATATTCCCGGTATTCAGCAATTGTTCGGTTTTTTAGGAAAATGCTTTGTTAAAATTCTGGATTTTACGCGTGCAGGTTCTATTTTTCTTTTCGGTAGTTTAGTAGATATGCAGAAGGTCGGTCATATATTCGTATTTCAGGTTTTACCTGCTATTATCTTTTTTGCGGCACTCACTCATCTTCTTTATTATTTGAATGTTATCCAGTGGGTAGTACGTTGGCTGGGGAGGGGACTACATAAGATATTTCGTTTGTCCGGCGCAGAAGGTGCTACGGTTGCTGGAAATATTTTTTTAGGAATGTGCGAAGCTCCTTTACTTGTGAAGGGTTATTTATCGGGAATGAACAAGGCCGAAATATTTTTGGTCATGACTTCGGGAATGGCGACTATTGCAGGTGGGGTAATGACTACTTATATAGGAATGCTGGGTGGTTCGGATCCTGTTTCCCGGGAATTATTTGCCAAGTACCTGATAACGGCTTCTGTCATGGCTGCTCCAGGAGCGGTTGCTTTTGCCCGTATGGTTGTTCCTCAAACTGAATTGTCGGTAAAGGATGCTGATGTAAAGCGGGATTCTGTAGGGAATGGTTTGTTGGATGCTCTATCTAACGGAACTTTGCAGGGAGTGCGGCTGGCTGTCAATGTCGCAGCGTTGTTGCTGGTATTTGTTGCATGTATAGCATTGGTCAATTATTTACTTGGAGGGATTTTGGGCCGTTATACCGGGCTTAATGAATGGTTATCGGGACTTTCAGGTCATCCTGTTACGTTTGATTTCCAGTATATTGCCGGATGGATTTTTGCTCCGGTCGCGTGGCTGATGGGTGTTTGCGGTGCTGACGTGCCGGATGTCGCTGCCCTTCTCGGAACTAAAACCATTTTGAATGAATTTGTTGCTTATGCCGATTTCAGTATGTTGAAAAACGCAGGTGCATTTGTTGAGGAAAAGTCGATAGTTATAGTTACCTTTGCCTTATGCGGATTTGCTAATATAGGCTCCATAGGCATGCAGATCGGAGGAATAGGTGCTTTGGCTCCTTCTCTGAGACCTTTGATTGCCCGGTATGGATTTGCGGCAATGGTTTGTGGTGCGCTCACTTCATGTATGTCTGCTACGATGATAGGTCTGTTGTTAGGATAA
- a CDS encoding GDSL-type esterase/lipase family protein: protein MKKLSLLWTFFLLYTSGAWAQEAYKYNEFYYQRATLFDVLPVSSEDIIFLGNSLTNGCEWHELFNNAHVKNRGISSDVIQGVYDRLNPVIKGKPRKIFLMIGVNDISHDLSVDSIVDSIDKIVRKIRKETPNTQLYVQSLLPTNDDFGRYKKVMGKQQVILDINERLKSAASGNGYTYIDLYSHFVMPGTQKMNPDFTNDGLHLLGPAYLVWKEVLLPYMK, encoded by the coding sequence ATGAAAAAGCTATCTTTATTGTGGACGTTTTTCTTACTGTATACATCCGGTGCCTGGGCGCAGGAAGCATATAAATATAATGAGTTTTATTATCAGAGGGCTACGTTATTCGATGTGCTGCCTGTAAGCAGTGAGGATATAATTTTTCTGGGCAACAGCCTTACTAATGGCTGCGAATGGCATGAGCTTTTCAATAATGCTCATGTAAAGAACAGGGGAATAAGTTCGGATGTTATCCAGGGTGTTTATGACAGGTTGAACCCAGTTATAAAAGGGAAGCCTCGAAAGATCTTTTTAATGATAGGCGTTAATGATATATCACACGACCTTTCTGTCGATAGTATCGTGGATTCAATAGATAAGATAGTGCGGAAAATAAGAAAGGAGACACCGAATACCCAGTTATATGTGCAAAGTTTGCTGCCTACTAACGATGATTTCGGACGGTATAAAAAAGTGATGGGAAAACAACAGGTGATATTGGATATCAATGAACGGTTGAAGAGTGCCGCTTCAGGAAACGGCTATACTTATATAGACCTGTATTCTCATTTTGTAATGCCGGGTACACAAAAAATGAATCCTGATTTTACGAATGACGGATTGCATCTTTTGGGACCAGCCTATCTTGTTTGGAAAGAAGTGTTACTTCCTTATATGAAATAA